The Toxoplasma gondii ME49 chromosome XI, whole genome shotgun sequence region GTGCGGAGGACCTGTGAGGCGTCGGATGCTCTGTTTGCtgctttcgcctttcttgcACCTCGCGTCCTTCGCGCCGCTCGCTCTCCAGACCCTATCCCTGCGGTTGGGTCGGTTTCGAGTCTTTCTGAATTCGTTTTCTTGCTGTCGCTTCGTTCACCGCAGAGCTGCTCTGCAGGTGTTCGAGAAGATCGACGTTCAATCGAAAGGCATTCTGCCGCTGGACGCCATTCGGTAGGCCTGCATGGAGCGTGCGAAGCcgttgaagaagaaggagacaaacacAGACTATAAAAAACGTATTCAAAAAAAAAATTTTTATAGATTTTTTTATATCAAAATTCTTATTTATAGCTGTAAATTCTTTAAAAGATCTTTGTTTTTATAACAATAATCTAATTAatagaaaaagaaggaaccgATAAGTTttggttctctctgtcgaacTGCAGCAGAGAGATTGGACCTGCCTAGCGTCCACGCAATGCCGTTGTGCTTGGACGTCCGTTCCAATGAGATAAGCTGTGACCAGCGAGAAAGTGAGACAGAAACACCGGATGTCCTTCGCGCAGGAGATGCAGGAGGTTCGTCGGtggaggtgcatgcagcgtttCGCGCATCTGAAAAACGCAACAGGACTGTCAAGGAGACGCACATCACGCGTTGACTGTGGGGTGCTTGTCTCTCGGAGCGAGCGAGGCGATTCCGAGTTTTTAATGAaattctctctttttttctgtcttctggcCAGATCTGGGCTGTACTTCCACATGTTGAACTTCGATGTGACGCgaccgacagagaaaaacgttttcctcttccagGGCCGGCCTGCGACTCTCGGTTCCCCCAAAGCCGTCGGCTACGAGCTTTTCAAGTCCGCCTCTTTCCACGCGAAGCTGCTCGTTCGCCAATCAAGCGAACAAAAGACGAGCGGCAGAAACCGCATCTAAGTCTGTATatgcgtctccgtcctctcgACCGCCTCACCTCTGCATCCATGCACCCTGCCGGCCATGCATCAGAAGGCCTCTGCGACGCATGCGTATTCTTGGACACCttcacgcatgcatgcattcatacattcatacatgcatgcattcataCGTGTGTACATACCTATACGCAAGTAGATACATACAagtggatgcatgcaagtaGATACATACAAGTGGATACATATAAGTAGATACATACAAGTAGATATattcatgcatgcatatatgcggACCTGCGGAGATGTATTCATGCATGTTTGGCGGCCATTCAACCGTGGAGAGCAGGCGCTGATCTTTGTCCACGGGTGGGCGTATGTGAACCAGGAGTGCAGAAGTCTCCAGCATTTTCAATGGGCATGCGGGAGGCAGCTTTTatttttttcttcagcgaGGGCGGATCTTCGGGTGCGCAAGATATCCAGTTCGCTTACGTCAGAACTGTCTCGAGGTGAGCAGAAGTCTTTTCCTTCACTACACACAGACAGTGTCTCTGCAAATATTCAGCTTCTTCCAGGCAACTcttgagtgcatgcgcaagtgTGTTGGGGGGGTGCATGCACCACTCGCAGAAATGGAGTTTTGGAGCGTTTGATGCGCATGTTTTTCAGAATTCGCGACATGATCTCGACGAGCTACTTGGAGGATCATCAGAAAATTTTCAAGTTGCAGGACCTGCGTCTCTTTGGCGTTCCAACGCCTCCAGCGTGAAGATGAGAATTTACCGTTTTTCGCATCGCAatgttcttttctgtcggcCAGTTCCCCATTCTTGTCCTCCCTCGCTCTCATGGCGCGGCATCCCCTTGTGCACACCCTTCCTTATGTTGTGCTTTCATTTGTAGATATGTTCGAGCTGGATCCACCTGTGTAGTGGTGTATCAAAAGGACATAGAGAACAACAACTATCAGCATGCATTTCCATGaacatgtacacatatatatttatatatatttatatatatgtatatacataaatatatttatacatgtatatatatatatatatatagtatatatctgtatatatgtatatgtgtacgGTTGCACACTGATATTAGCATGGGGATGCGTTTGAGAGAGGGAAGCTGTGCACTGGCGAGTGGAGGTTTTCCGGAGGTGCCTCTTCACTGTGCATCGTGGAGATCCTCCTGGGTTGAATTgccggtgcatgcagttctggTGTACGGCATGCGAGCGAGatgttcgttttttcgttctcgGTCGCTGGAATTTTggatttgtttttctctgctgtggAGCTTCAACTGCGAGGAAAcgtttccgcgtctcttcactctcgctgtctttgcTCCAAAGAAAATTCTCGGCGGGGAGCTCGAGAGTTTTCTTTCCACGCAAACGATGAATTTCGGCAACAAACGTCGCGCATCGGGGCGCACTACGCGCTTCCGTTCCTCGCCACTGCTCTCTGCCCTCGTCTACGCAAGCGTCATTCGGTCGACGCATATGCATTTATTCATCGAATTGTGAACGCACAGCTTCGcctatatatgcatatacacatgtgaAGAGTCTCATAcaatttatatatatatatatatatttatatatatgtatatatatatatatatttatatatatgtatatatatatttatatatatatatatatatttatatacttGTTTTCTTGGTGGTTGTCTGTGTCAAGAGAACGATTCGGATGTGAGGACAAGCGGGGGCCATGGAGAACGAAGTTGGCCGGCACGAGGGAGGCGCAGGAAGTTTCTGCATCCGCATTTCTTGAATCCGTTCTCGAGCGATTCTCTGACAAGAGGAATCGATTTCTTACGCTCTTTGGACGGCCGCAGTCCAGACAGATCCCTTTCTCCAgacggagggagaaaaaggaaaaatccaagagaaaggggaacgcgagagacagcgagaacaacgaagaaggcgagagagaaacaacgaTCGAGACAAGGGAGGACCGgtgcgaaggagacgagcgggacagagaagcagaagagaaaggaagagaagcactgTCCGAGATCGCGTACTTTGCTCGATTTTTGCGTTGGGGAGGAATCCacagagtgaagaagaccgATTAAAgtgaaaagagcgaagaaaattCTTTACGCATCCCCAGGGAGAAGTCGGAAAGCAAGCAAAATGTCTACGCTTCTCCAGCACGAAATCCTATCACCTGCGAACCCCCGCAGATTCCTCAAACAGATCTAGgaatgtatacatatatacatatatatatatatatatatataaatatatatatatatatatatatttatatatctgCATCAAGTACTTGTTCACTTATGTAGGATGCATTGACATCGTTCCAGCTTTGCAAGTGATGGCAACGAAGATCTACATGGGGAAAGGTCCCTGTGTCATCGTGACTTTTTGGTTCGAGTCTCAGTCAtcacttttcttttctcggcgtTTCTCCGGCGCCCTCTCACGAACGCGCCACCCCCTAGGTCTGCTGGAGCATTCGCATCACgcgttcgtttttcctgaactctttttcttccttggcttcttcctcttcctcttggttttcctctcctcgttccttgCTCTCTTTGCGGCGGCGCTCTCTCGCCTGAGcgcgctcttcgtcgctgtcggcttcgcgctgtctctcgtcttcttctgcttcgcgccgcctctcgtcttcctcctgttcgcgagcagagcgaaagtctgcgtctctccacgAAAGCCACAGGCCGTCCAGCGGGTCGTTGGAAGCAGAGACCTGTCGCACCTCCATCGCCGTCTCGTCCGAAACGAATCCCTGAAACaaacaggaaagacagacgaaaagaagaactAACGCGGGGAAGATCGCGAGGtaaacagaggaaacagagatgGAAGAGAACTGGGGacaggcgcagagaagaaaagaagagaagaaaagaagagaagaaaaggaagagagaagagatagaagCACGACGACACCAAGCCGAAGCCAAACACACCTGTTTGTTTTCAGTCTCACTTGTTCAATCCAGgctcgaaaaagagaggacggaTAAGGTCCGTGGAGGGCGGTGTCGCTTGGATTGTTCAGCCAGCGGAACTGCCACAGCGTCGCCGCCTCCCCTGAGTTACCGTCTGAAAAAATAAAAACATGCAAAACTGTGCGAtgcaagaaagagaagagagaaaaaaagaaaaagaagagaggcagagaagaagagagacagatatccagaaaacacagaaggcGACGTCCTGGAAAATACcaacatacacatatacggGAGAAAGGCAcagcgggaggagaggaacgaTGAGTAGACAGGGCAAGATCTAAATCCTTTGACGCAGACTTCAAGTGAAGGACTTtaccttctgcatgcgcggcttCACTTTCCGTGTCTGCCGTGGCGTCATCAGTCGCCGGTTTTACGCTCTTCTCGATCTCATTCAAAATATCCTCTTTCCGGAGAAAATAAACATctaaagaaaaaaaaacatttTCTCCACAGGGCTACACGGACAGGTACATGCACAATTCCATGCACATCGTCCTCCacacattcatatatatatatatatatatatataatttcTATGTCTGAGGCTTTATCCATTCAAAAGTATATGTCTGTGTTTGAAGTCTTCTGCGTTCCCTGACGTGAGCGTTTATTACGAACATGGAGCAGCAGACAGTGACGGGGGGGAAGACACCCGCTTAGGGTGCCAGATGCTTCCCTCCGTACActgcggcagagaaaaaggagacgcggagagacgaTCGGATGGAATATACTTTGCGTGCATCTCTGTCCAGAAGTGAAGCGGGTGTTTAGACTTTTGtacagctgcatgcagacgcacaGATTGACGCATGTAAACATGTCTGCGTAAAACTCGGAGTTCACACAAAGTACGGACCCCAGGCATCCACCAcacagctgtctctctcggtgcCTCTCGAACGCCAAGTCGACGTCCGCGACGCGACAAAGTCGAGGAGACTGGCGGACGAAGTCTGGGGATTTCGGAATTTGCCTTTCGCAGAGAGTATGTGAATGTCTTACTCTTCCCGACAGCCATGAGGCTGGAGCAGAGGTCTGTGATGGCGTTGAAGACGCGCAGTTCGTCCTCATTCATTCTGCCTCCATTGGCTTCCCTGCGCTTGGAAACGCGCGCATCTTTTCTCCCGaatccttctcgcctctctcctctctccccttctggagtcttctcttcttccttttctgcattcgcttctttcttttctgcattcgcttcttccttctcggcgttcgcttcttccttctctgcgttcgcttcttccttcgctttttcttcgccttccggTTCCTCGCTTCCCAGGTGTTCagagtcttcttcgcgcttctttctgcgggTGCGCTTCGCGGTCGGCCGACAGAacgcgtcgtcttcttcttcttcctcccgaCGGCGCttgctctctcgcgcgccgtCTGCACTGTTCCCCCGCTCTCtccgcgctgtctcctgtctccgcgcctccCCAGACGCGCGGTCGCGCTCCCGAGCGGCGGCCTTGATGCGGCGCATTGCGTCCGTCGGAGACTCGCCAACACCGAGAAGCTCTGCAAGTTCTCTCAAACTCTCCGGGATGTCCACGACtgtcgcctccgcctccacgCACATCTCCGAGAGCGCCCGCTgccgcgcctcctctgtctggAAGATCAGcaaggcgagaaaagcgtCAAGGACAAGCCGCAGGAGACgcatggagagagaggaaagacacggaggaacgcgagatCGAAAAAAAAGCAGGGAGAAAGccaaaaggagaagaaacaagactCGATATGAAAGGTGGAAGGCGGACCCCAGAGCTGCACAGATTCCgtggaaaacgaaagaggatGAAAGAGCGAGGACCTACGCAGTTCTTCGAATTCCATCTTCTtcaaaaaaacgaaaaaccgCTGACGCGAAAAGCAAGCATGTGTGGCTTCtgctgttctgtctctttttcctcccgcttctctAGCGATTTTCTAAAATGTTTTCAACAGTGCACCAGGAGCTGAGCACATCGCTCCCTTGACTACTCTGACTGCAGTCCAGACACAGCCTGCAGGAGAGCTGACTGGCGCCGCCATGGAGATCGAGAAAGCCGGTGAACGACTTGTGTCGGAGTCCGCCGTTCCTGCTTCGCAGTTGGCACTCCATTCTCTCCTtcagcgtttttcttctcttacGCGAAATGCAGTGCTGGCGTCTCCAGCGTCGATGGCGTCGAGCCAGCCGTCGGCGACCATGGCAGGCTGTTTCGTCCGCCAAAGGTAGTTCCCTTCCTCGTCGAAAACGCCTTCCTGCATTTCTCTGCGCATGTTGAACGGCTCGAAGACGATTcctttttcgtccttctgcAAGCGCACAGGGCACCACACAGACgcgcgaagagacactcAGAGACGCGGCTCTTGGAGTTCGCATTCTGGAAGAAGTCATGCATTCTAGAGCTCGCAGAAGCCTCTGGAGAACAGCAACACCCCACACACAGAGGATGGAGGATGAGAAAATCCTTTTTCCGCTGCTCACTCAGGCCGCAGcaccgtctctctgctgtcgatCCGAAGCCTTCGctccgttcctcttcgttctccctcCCTCGTCGCGGAGGTCGAAATCCCCTCTATCCTCATAGGTCTCCCCTCccttctccgcctttctccttctcgtttctctttctcttcctctcccttcatcttcttcttcgtcttcttctcgtttcctgctCTCAGTCTTCTATCTACCTCGACTTCTGGGTCTGCCTCggaggcggcgacggcggcggAGCGCAGATTGACTGTGTCGACTTCTGTGTCACCGACGCCGTAGCCGAGGGAGCCAACACCGGCCGCCAGAACCTTTTTTCGTCGTCGAATCTTCTCCACCTGCACAGAGCAGCCTCGCGGAAGAAACGgagctcttcctcgccttcgcaggGCAACGTCAACACAGACGGCACAAGCAGAGACTGCcggacaagaaaaaaaaacgcagaaacaaaTCGTGCGACGAAGTGAACGAAAATACTTTTCACAAAACACCCGTCTTCATACACACttatacatatgcatacatctaggtatacacacataaaaatataggtatatatatgcacatatatatatgcatgtatgtatatatatatatatatatatgtatatatgtatatatatatgtatatcacGTATCTGTAAATGGAGCATGCAAGGTGTCAAGCCGGAGACGGCGAATCACGAGAGAcctgaagagagagcgggagaggcagaagccgTCCGACTGCAAGTCGCTATTACATGGATTTGTGGAGATCTAGACGTCGACAGAGATTCTTTCCAGACATGTACAGAAGACTACAGGTTGACGTTCCAGAGCGCGGAATTCGCTCGTGGAGAGAGTGCTGTAGAAGAGAGTCGAACAAGCTTCGAAAACTCTCAGACACACTGATAGAGAGTTGTCGTTGACGGACAAGGAGAGCCAGCGTACTTCATCTTTGGAGTACTGACAGTCGAGGTCTGCAGCTGTGTCTTCGTGATCTTCTGCCTGCGGAGAGGAGCCTTCTCCTGCCCATTTCTCCACGAATCTAACTTCTTGCTCCTGTTTGAAACAGACGCGCTTCGCCACTGCGCCGCCCGGcggctgttctctctccggctGTTCCATGTTTCGACTTCTTGCCGAAGACATACGAGCGGGAGAGCGCCGACGTTCAagctcgagagaagcgcgaagggAGAGCACAGACGACGCGGACAGAGGGTggacagaaagcagacaggAGCTGAGTACGGTCGGCAGTGCGAGGACGACCAGTTCTTCGCCTcgagcgagaaaagcagggaTGGAAGACAACAGCAGACGGACGAAGGCGAGCCGGAAGAACGCAGGCCGTGAGCGCGGAGGATGAGCAGgaagcgagacggagaaggacaggaaagaaggaggaaggtTTCCACATCCACAGCGAAGAGTGGAAGCAgacagcttctctctcgctgtcgggcagagacagagtcgtCAGGCGGTACTCTCAAGGTCGTACAAAAAATACGAAACTCCTCTCGCGACCCAggcagggagaggaagagagttCGAAGACGCAAAAAGGGATGCTTTCGCAGGAAGCGCCTCCGACGACTGCGAACGGCGAGTGGAAAGCAAGGCGAATCCGCGGTAGTTCTACACTTCAGCTGTGAACGACTTTGTTCTGACAATCAGCAGGACTACGCTTGACGCGTCCTCCGCCATCGACGTCGGGCAGGGCACacagggaaaggagagaagagatggagagcggagacgagagcTCCGTTGACggtgaaaaacgaaacagagagaaaatggacgagagaaactgcgAGAGCAACAACATTCCTCGTCGGGAGAAGGTCCTTTCTCAGAGACCAACGCTTTTCCCTGACATGTTTCTCAAGCTCGAACCTCAGGGAAACGCATGCTGTGGCGAAAGTCCTCaacgcgtttttttcgtctccgttttAGACAGGAGAGTCTCCGcgactctttttcttttcagagaGGGGGGAGCTTCCAGAAGTTGtgttgcctttcttctcggcagGAGAACGCGTTGCGAAACCTGCATGCGAAATCCAGTGACTTTTCGGTGGCgcaagagacggaggaggaaCAGACACCCAGTTCCAGCTTCCTAGGTTCTCTGCGAACAGCGAGTTCAGAGTGGATGTCCTGTGCCTCCATCTTTTTTTTGAAGGAGAGCTTTttgcgaggaaaagaagacgcgccCCTCCGATGTTTCGTCCTTCGTCTTGGCACATTTTTGCAAAAGtccctcgctctctggcGGAGTTCCCGGagtttttcctgtttccaTTTCTTCACCcgtcgttctttcttctttcctcgcagaGTTCTTGACAAAACGCGTCCGCCTTCCCCCGCTCTCTCCGTTGTGCCCTCAGATGCAGGCGCGCGTTCGCTGGGCTTCCGTGGACCCCCGGAGAAGGCGTTGATGAGTGGCTGCGAAAAATAGACTTTTTCCGACGTTTTCACCGTGTGAACAGGCGGCCATGGctcgaggaaaagcgaaggcgaaggctgcctctgcagcgaagaagagaaacgcgagagacacgaggcCTACGGACACAGACCGGGGCAAGGCGGAGGAAGCTCCGACGGCTGCGGAGACGCAAGAGGTGGAAGAGACTACGGAGGCAAAGCCTCTTgccgagagacgcggagactgcgaggaagagaaggctcggaagaaacgcgcagcGACAGACAAGGCGTCAGGagtggaagaggaggaagacaagaaggagaacaagaaagacaccggaggggagaaggacACTGGAGAATCTGtgacgagaggagacgccttCGCGGAAGGTCCGTCGCAGGCCGTTGCCGAGTCCGATGAATGCAAAGAAACGCCGAAAGAAACCGCGGTCAGGGACTCGCCAGAACCTGCCacttcgggtgtacatacacctgatACCGGCGAAGCACCAGCGGAGCAAAGCGAGCCGCCAGTCCTTGACTCCCCTTCAGAGAAGCCGAGTCAACAGAAGACTCAACAGCCTTGCGACAGCCGAGACCGCTACTCCAAAggccagagaaaagaactccctccgcctcgccttctcgctctccgccCGCAgccgggtgtatgtacaccgcctccgcctccagtgGCGCCGCTGATTTTGTCGGCTCCGCAGCGGCAGAGgcctctcgctcctcgcgttttctcccctcccgttcctccgcctccgctTTCTCAGAACCTGCATCGCAGCGCTGCGGtacctcctcctcctttcccTTCTCCAGTCCTTCTCACTGGACGCAGGCCGCCTCCTCCACCGGCGCCGCAGCcggccttcgcctcctctcccccgTCCTCTGCGCCTGCGTTCCGAGGTGTGTCTCCCCCGGCGGCTTCCCCGCCGTTTCAGCAGCGGACGCTTGAGGGCACTATGGATCCCTTCGCGCAGCTGGCGTACTTCACTCTCTTGCAACAGCAgcgcgaggaaagcgagaagctcACTCAAGAGCCGCCATCTGTGGGGGGAGCAGATCCTTCTgcttttcgtccttctctttcttcagcagAGAGCAAGCCGAGGGCGGAGCGCGACGGCGCGCCTGCCTCGGATGGGGTCTCGGTCGCTGGAGCGCCGTCAGTCCTGGAGGTTGGCACCACCTACACCGGCCTGTCGACGACGTCACATTTCGGCTTGTATAGCGAACCTGAGATGTTGCGGAGGATCGAGGCGGCGCGCGACTACGAGGAAGTCCGGAGCCTGGTGAACTTGTActcggagaaggcgaagaagttTCCTTCCGTCTTGGGAGCTCTGCTGCTGCGACTGGCGCTCCTCGGACGCCAGATCTTCAGAGACCAGCTGCTCGAGACGAGCAGAGCGCTAATGAAAAACGGAGGAGTCCTGGAGCAAGAAGCTGCGAAAAAAGCTTTGAAAGATCCCCTCCCTGGAAGCACCCTTGGTCCCCTGGAACGGAGTCCGCAGGAGGACGTCAAGTGAGCAACGCACGGAcatgagaaagagagaacaagcgaggacaagagaaaaaagaagaaaaggagggatACTGGAGGATGTCCGATTGTAGGTGTGTGTCTTTGCgtcttttcgtttccttcttgtttaggagacagaggactcTTTGCAACAGGAAGACTTTGCTCTGCTCGAGACTCTCTTCTTTCAAAACATTGGTTTCTGAAACTGAGTTCTCTCGAATTTTTTCCTTTACCTGGTAAATCGCAGTGACCGTGGTCTGTGCCTGCGTATGTCGCTTGACAGCTGTGTAGCTCTGTTGTGTCAGCCGGACGCGGAGGAAAGATTTTTACTGAAACTGTTGAGGTCTTTAGCGAACGTCGTCGAggcctccgtctctgttgCCTTCCGAGTTTTCGCTGAGG contains the following coding sequences:
- a CDS encoding hypothetical protein (encoded by transcript TGME49_217000), translating into MARGKAKAKAASAAKKRNARDTRPTDTDRGKAEEAPTAAETQEVEETTEAKPLAERRGDCEEEKARKKRAATDKASGVEEEEDKKENKKDTGGEKDTGESVTRGDAFAEGPSQAVAESDECKETPKETAVRDSPEPATSGVHTPDTGEAPAEQSEPPVLDSPSEKPSQQKTQQPCDSRDRYSKGQRKELPPPRLLALRPQPGVCTPPPPPVAPLILSAPQRQRPLAPRVFSPPVPPPPLSQNLHRSAAVPPPPFPSPVLLTGRRPPPPPAPQPAFASSPPSSAPAFRGVSPPAASPPFQQRTLEGTMDPFAQLAYFTLLQQQREESEKLTQEPPSVGGADPSAFRPSLSSAESKPRAERDGAPASDGVSVAGAPSVLEVGTTYTGLSTTSHFGLYSEPEMLRRIEAARDYEEVRSLVNLYSEKAKKFPSVLGALLLRLALLGRQIFRDQLLETSRALMKNGGVLEQEAAKKALKDPLPGSTLGPLERSPQEDVKFSDFTKTTARLSDCLMEHLRTDASRVSNDVLQNLLWALSLTQTNCMGVFRELASFASVRQDLSASQLVTLFCAYTRGLEKTSDRRGGVNITSDDSAFFEDCVQKLLLRPEELASLTAKQIALFLQACTRLNFNNALLLKHIGKLSLQKEKEFAPKEWATVVAVFTRFGVPLRGECEKLRRERRGRDWERPPPPKKPKPISQC
- a CDS encoding hypothetical protein (encoded by transcript TGME49_217010); translated protein: MSSARSRNMEQPEREQPPGGAVAKRVCFKQEQEVRFVEKWAGEGSSPQAEDHEDTAADLDCQYSKDEVEKIRRRKKVLAAGVGSLGYGVGDTEVDTVNLRSAAVAASEADPEVEKDEKGIVFEPFNMRREMQEGVFDEEGNYLWRTKQPAMVADGWLDAIDAGDASTAFRTEEARQRALSEMCVEAEATVVDIPESLRELAELLGVGESPTDAMRRIKAAARERDRASGEARRQETARRERGNSADGARESKRRREEEEEDDAFCRPTAKRTRRKKREEDSEHLGSEEPEGEEKAKEEANAEKEEANAEKEEANAEKKEANAEKEEEKTPEGERGERREGFGRKDARVSKRREANGGRMNEDELRVFNAITDLCSSLMAVGKNVYFLRKEDILNEIEKSVKPATDDATADTESEAAHAEDGNSGEAATLWQFRWLNNPSDTALHGPYPSSLFRAWIEQGFVSDETAMEVRQVSASNDPLDGLWLSWRDADFRSAREQEEDERRREAEEDERQREADSDEERAQARERRRKESKERGEENQEEEEEAKEEKEFRKNERVMRMLQQT